One genomic window of Anguilla anguilla isolate fAngAng1 chromosome 13, fAngAng1.pri, whole genome shotgun sequence includes the following:
- the LOC118210835 gene encoding fibronectin type III domain-containing protein 11-like gives MNELNSAGLDSGVKGQQHEEKCDGLRSSFQKLVSSKLSDEALSGYRRKLETLKKCSFYVKITCKDPPQSDQGSTFSVQNLIDRGKFQQLKKFGNGQAKIQLCLLEELLEQVSREKDEVVAIIDTYDEAAFTREHDTVQKKLAQVNAALLDFNSALDPGPLHFKHRLIMEPASTLALQIQLDLVTRMPVFFDRSTSVALTKTVRLYWHVAGPERCEVGVKYEVHYKLCPDEAADTPACEDEHQPDEEPGMSPGEVSGGPIISEEARQLVIITCSNSVKINGLLPDRSYEFTVKRADSFCWVYGSWRDTIVLKTLPRPAGSTNHKKKRCRFQSTLM, from the exons ATGAATGAACTGAATTCAGCTGGATTGGACTCTGGAGTGAAGGGCCAGCAACATGAGGAGAAATGCGACGGCCTGAGGTCCAGCTTCCAGAAATTAGTGTCCTCAAAGCTGAGTGACGAGGCCCTGAGTGGCTACCGAAGGAAGCTGGAAACCCTGAAAAAGTGCTCCTTTTATGTCAAGATTACCTGCAAAGACCCGCCTCAGAGCGACCAGGGCTCCACCTTTTCTGTCCAGAATCTGATCGACCGTGGTAAGTTCCAGCAGCTGAAGAAATTTGGCAACGGCCAGGCAAAGATCCAGCTGTGCCTACTGGAGGAGCTCTTGGAGCAAGTCTCGAGAGAGAAGGACGAGGTCGTCGCCATCATAGACACCTACGATGAGGCCGCTTTCACTCGGGAGCATGACACCGTTCAGAAGAAGCTGGCTCAGGTTAACGCGGCCCTCCTGGACTTCAACTCGGCGCTCGATCCTGGGCCTCTGCACTTCAAGCACCGGCTCATCATGGAGCCGGCCAGCACCCTGGCTCTGCAGATCCAGCTGGACCTCGTCACCAGAATGCCGGTGTTTTTCGACCGGTCCACCTCGGTGGCGCTGACAAAGACCGTCCGACTCTACTGGCACGTGGCGGGACCAGAGCGGTGCGAGGTTGGGGTGAAGTATGAGGTCCACTACAAGCTCTGCCCAGATGAAGCGGCGGACACTCCAGCATGCGAAGATGAGCATCAGCCAGACGAGGAGCCGGGCATGTCCCCCGGGGAAGTTTCCGGAGGACCTATCATTTCAGAAGAGGCCCGCCAGCTGGTAATTATCACTTGCTCAAATAGCGTTAAGATCAACGGCTTGCTTCCAGACAGGAGCTATGAGTTTACTGTCAAAAGAGCCGATTCCTTCTGCTGGGTATATGGCTCATGGAGAGATACCATTGTCCTCAAGACTTTACCTCGTCCTGCGGGTTCTACCAATCATAAAAAAAAGAG GTGCAGATTCCAGTCTACCctaatgtaa
- the si:dkey-78k11.9 gene encoding P2Y purinoceptor 1: MNNTNCGKIDTKFTHIFLPTVYVLVFIIGLFGNYFGLKSVCRSWRKLGSINIFILNLGVADLLYVFTLPFLVVYYAAKGKWIFGRSFCKVTRFLFNLNLYCSIGFLTCISIYRYLGIVHPLKVMGRINTRHSMVISIIVWLLVIIQILPDMFFDKTSGNSSEKCYDTTADYLITDYLPYSVGWTFTGFCVPLLIILGCYGHVAVVLASKANVNALLKQRCQKLVVMLVVLFSVCFIPYHVLRNLNLKTRILKNEGTCDERFKDIYIAYQVSRALACMNSAINPLIYLVGNDDFLLRFHEISKRARRSVVHMAGVIIYRKPNEPDFIPMDSRGTMI, translated from the coding sequence ATGAACAACACCAACTGTGGAAAGATAGACACGAAATTTACGCATATATTCTTGCCAACGGTGTACGTTCTGGTGTTCATAATTGGTTTATTTGgaaattattttggtttaaaGTCTGTGTGTCGGAGCTGGAGGAAACTTGGgagcataaacatttttatattaaaccTGGGAGTTGCCGACCTGCTGTATGTATTCACGCTGCCGTTCCTGGTTGTTTATTACGCGGCGAAGGGCAAATGGATTTTTGGACGTTCGTTTTGCAAGGTAACCAGATTTTTATTCAATCTGAATCTGTACTGCAGCATCGGGTTCCTCACTTGCATTAGCATTTACAGATACCTGGGGATTGTTCATCCTCTGAAAGTTATGGGACGAATTAACACTCGACATTCCATGGTAATAAGTATAATTGTCTGGCTCTTAGTTATCATTCAAATCCTTCCAGACATGTTCTTTGACAAGACTTCGGGGAATTCTTCCGAAAAATGTTATGACACCACTGCCGACTACCTAATCACGGATTACCTTCCATACAGCGTTGGTTGGACATTCACCGGATTTTGCGTTCCCTTGCTCATCATCTTGGGGTGTTACGGACACGTAGCTGTGGTTCTGGCCTCAAAAGCGAACGTCAATGCATTGTTGAAGCAGCGGTGTCAGAAACTCGTAGTTATGCTCGTTGTGTTGTTTTCCGTTTGTTTCATCCCTTACCACGTTTTGAGAAACCTTAATCTCAAGACACGGATACTAAAAAACGAGGGAACATGTGATGAAAGATTTAAAGACATTTACATCGCCTACCAAGTAAGCCGAGCTCTGGCGTGCATGAACAGCGCCATCAACCCGCTAATTTATTTAGTGGGCAACGACGACTTCCTTCTGCGCTTTCATGAGATCAGTAAACGAGCAAGGAGGTCTGTTGTACACATGGCTGGTGTAATTATCTACCGTAAACCAAACGAGCCTGACTTCATCCCGATGGATTCCAGAGGAACTATGATATAA